The following are encoded together in the Trachemys scripta elegans isolate TJP31775 chromosome 7, CAS_Tse_1.0, whole genome shotgun sequence genome:
- the LOC117880523 gene encoding RNA-binding protein 4B-like isoform X4, translated as MVKLFIGNLPREATEQEIRSLFEQYGKVLECDIIKNYGFVHIEDKTAAEDAIRNLHHHKLHGVCINVEASKNKSKASTKLHVGNISTNCTNLELRAKFEEYGPVIECDIVKDYAFVHMERAEDAVEAIRGLDNTEFQGFLTLLKEDGNVGPGGNAGLSVV; from the exons ATGGTGAAACTCTTCATTGGGAATCTTCCCCGGGAGGCAACGGAGCAAGAGATCCGGTCGCTCTTTGAGCAGTACGGGAAGGTGCTGGAATGTGACATCATCAAAAACTATGGCTTTGTGCACATTGAAGACAAGACAGCGGCCGAAGATGCCATCCGTAACCTGCATCACCACAAGCTGCATGGTGTCTGCATCAACGTGGAAGCCAGCAAGAACAAGAGCAAGGCCTCCACCAAGCTGCATGTGGGCAACATCAGCACCAACTGCACTAACCTGGAGCTGCGGGCCAAGTTTGAAGAGTATGGCCCGGTAATCGAGTGCGACATAGTGAAGGACTATGCCTTTGTGCACATGGAGCGGGCTGAGGATGCGGTGGAGGCCATCAGGGGCCTAGACAACACAGAGTTCCAAG GGTTTCTCACATTGCTGAAAGAAGATGGAAATGTCGGGCCAGGTGGCAATGCCGGACTCAGTGTCGTCTGA
- the LOC117880524 gene encoding putative nuclease HARBI1, giving the protein MSEAVLLLRRVRERSSEGGTGARRKRSRRRRFYPEHRVYRARSSFLDLSEEQVLRRYRLDKAAIAGLCSELGSDLESLTGRSHALPVAVKVTSALTFLASGSFQTATRDTTGISQSAMSNCLAQFLEALQRRAARYITFPVPVPTAGHAEGRFPGVLGLLGSMHVALRAPSENELAYRNARNYHSMNMQVVCDSHGTIINVVAKYPGSCPNAAVLENSALARLLDGARLDGLWLLGDRSYPLKTWLMTPILFPCSPGEEKYNAMHQEALSVLKQTCTLLKMRFRCLDKSSGSLQYTPQKVCQIFLACCILHNIALSRRMPLDLAEGEELVEGSDADPELPVQTPFVQISSEARAVRARIVQRFRESLT; this is encoded by the exons ATGTCGGAGGCAGTGCTGTTGCTGCGGCGGGTGCGGGAGCGCAGCAGTGAGGGGGGCACGGGGGCCCGGAGGAAGCGGAGCAGGCGGCGCCGTTTCTACCCTGAGCACCGGGTATACCGCGCCCGCAGCTCCTTCCTGGACCTCAGCGAGGAGCAGGTGCTGCGGCGCTACCGTCTGGACAAGGCAGCTATTGCGGGGCTCTGCAGCGAGCTGGGCTCTGACCTGGAGAGCCTGACAGGTCGCAGCCACGCCCTGCCGGTGGCCGTCAAGGTGACCTCGGCCCTCACCTTCCTGGCTTCAGGCTCCTTCCAGACAGCCACACGGGACACTACAGGCATCAGCCAGTCAGCCATGTCCAACTGCCTGGCCCAATTCCTGGAGGCACTGCAGCGCCGGGCTGCCCGCTACATTACCTTCCCTGTCCCAGTCCCCACGGCAGGGCATGCTGAGGGCCGCTTCCCTGGGGTGCTGGGCCTGCTAGGCAGCATGCATGTGGCGCTGCGGGCCCCCTCAGAAAACGAGCTTGCCTACCGCAATGCCCGCAACTACCACTCCATGAACATGCAGGTGGTGTGTGATTCTCATGGCACCATCATCAACGTGGTGGCCAAGTaccctggctcctgccccaaCGCCGCCGTGCTGGAGAACTCTGCCCTTGCTCGGCTGCTTGACGGAGCCCGGCTTGACGGGCTGTGGCTGCTGG GAGACCGAAGTTACCCGCTGAAAACATGGCTCATGACTCCAATTTTATTCCCATGTAGTCCGGGAGAGGAGAAGTACAATGCCATGCACCAGGAGGCCCTCTCTGTGCTCAAGCAGACATGCACCCTATTGAAAATGCGTTTCCGCTGCCTGGATAAATCAAGTGGCTCCTTGCAGTACACCCCCCAGAAAGTCTGCCAGATCTTCCTGGCCTGCTGTATACTGCACAACATCGCCCTGAGCCGCAGGATGCCCTTAGACCtggcagagggggaggagctggtggaggGGTCGGATGCTGACCCGGAGCTCCCAGTGCAAACCCCCTTTGTTCAGATCTCCAGTGAGGCCCGGGCAGTGAGAGCGCGAATTGTGCAACGATTCAGAGAGAGCCTGACCTAG
- the CCDC87 gene encoding coiled-coil domain-containing protein 87: MPRAGSSWDRYALEETEEVTQTLHQVYQGILAPLSLFQPPSKGPPGASQPTLAPPSPQLHGTQETSSAEPPSTPETSHTLPSGSPKTPVPAFSIPVSLAALTQLIEGRLSLGRESLPISSQAGQVFKEIILAEVKFAWEDASQSLSNPALSSWQNKDLYQHLVAYITLVSEHLFFHYLCLMELHRGMAVFTDYANLTRFAAQLSLDCSSLLNMAAIQRHLIAELKTPQNHFFLDSKPARPERKRPPQRGRHSARSTVGCRLGLTMTHFIKLTRPHLQTCRQKIAKDIKELEEIPPLDLSRVCHLIPNVETFDSCFTNLPCVAVRTPCSCTPASEDQEVTKRVRHEAGSISKKSHSLPNMRAGQLLSDELGIHLPPRPLTPIVPSHYAESATDGNLEESMAIAEDLRKLVQGSLLRSGNRRDESEDAELPPIIGALTRRRANVTKLQQLQETLRCLQEEEMAEQQLRDMVVFAPPTHPQGATVNLQIHHGMVAKAADLQVSDRALVDSVAIQRYGPLYNDLLGEIDTATVSYLDAKLSAGEEIREIYKELIKIIPTEYLRFDQGPLIEPAAVNVDLSNSLASSTLTKRKNEQVINTELNKLLPTGPFSTQKVTTPVQSSLPLVIARKQKTTWYQWWKSALNADDYLKYVSTKESDYLHVIFHLYNEGEEPLFIDEAQKKQLEEALREVKRKVAEVRSKREKYMPGMWNTNTIMLGGLGTFEDQDRKPEDLRVLQKRLERLWEVLHFPDRERLDMAIKYSSNQSYVQLPAMLKAWEKAAKSIQERELLLVELEKFEQTASDPNRFFERSLESFATRTWESRTRGRLYAAIAQCDTYLYIILPQIKERFHDTVTFKGRPYLEKMRWDKVEMLYWLQQERRAGALAKETGREARLWKLPPLAQVGSSAGFSPPSQ, from the coding sequence ATGCCCCGCGCTGGCTCCTCCTGGGATCGCTATGCCTTGGAGGAGACGGAGGAAGTGACCCAGACGCTGCACCAGGTCTACCAGGGCAtcctggccccgctctccctctTCCAGCCTCCTTCAAAGGGGCCCCCAGGAGCCTCACAgcccaccctagccccacccagcccccagctccatgGTACACAGGAGACTAGTTCTGCCGAGCCTCCCAGCACCCCGGAGACCAGCCACACGCTACCATCTGGCTCCCCAAAGACTCCAGTGCCTGCATTCTCTATCCCCGTTTCCCTAGCTGCTCTGACCCAGTTGATTGAAGGGCGCCTTTCTTTGGGCAGGGAGTCATTGCCCATctccagccaggcaggacaggtcTTCAAGGAGATCATCCTGGCAGAAGTAAAATTCGCCTGGGAGGATGCCAGTCAGTCACTCTCCAACCCAGCCCTCAGCAGCTGGCAGAACAAGGACCTATACCAGCATCTGGTGGCATACATCACACTTGTCTCTGAACACCTCTTCTTCCACTATCTCTGCCTGATGGAGCTCCACCGGGGCATGGCTGTCTTCACTGACTATGCCAACCTCACCCGCTTCGCAGCCCAGCTCTCTCTGGACTGCTCCAGTCTCCTCAATATGGCTGCCATCCAGCGCCATCTCATTGCAGAGCTGAAGACCCCGCAGAACCACTTTTTTCTTGACAGCAAGCCAGCTCGGCCAGAGCGAAAACGGCCACCACAGAGAGGCCGGCACTCAGCCAGAAGCACTGTGGGCTGCCGCCTTGGCCTCACCATGACTCACTTCATCAAACTGACCAGGCCCCACCTGCAGACATGCAGGCAGAAAATCGCAAAGGATATCAAAGAACTCGAGGAGATACCCCCACTGGATTTAAGCAGAGTCTGTCACTTAATCCCTAATGTAGAGACTTTTGACAGTTGCTTTACCAACCTGCCATGTGTAGCAGTGAGAAccccctgctcctgtaccccTGCTTCAGAAGATCAGGAAGTCACAAAGAGGGTCAGGCATGAGGCTGGCTCCATTTCCAAAAAAAGTCATTCATTACCCAATATGAGAGCCGGGCAACTCCTCTCAGATGAACTTGGAATCCATCTTCCCCCTCGCCCCCTCACACCGATCGTGCCCAGTCACTATGCTGAGTCAGCAACAGATGGCAATCTTGAAGAGTCCATGGCCATAGCCGAGGACCTTCGCAAGCTAGTTCAAGGCTCCCTCCTCAGAAGTGGTAACAGAAGAGATGAGAGTGAGGACGCAGAACTGCCTCCCATCATTGGAGCACTGACACGACGCAGAGCCAATGTAACCAAACTCCAGCAGCTTCAGGAGACACTTAGATGCCTCCAAGAAGAGGAGATGGCTGAGCAACAGCTGAGAGATATGGTAGTTTTTGCACCACCCACTCACCCTCAAGGTGCCACGGTGAATCTTCAAATACACCATGGCATGGTAGCAAAGGCAGCTGACCTACAAGTGTCTGACAGAGCACTTGTTGACTCTGTGGCAATTCAGAGATACGGCCCCTTGTACAATGATCTTCTGGGAGAGATTGATACTGCTACAGTGAGTTACCTGGATGCAAAGCTTTCAGCTGGGGAAGAGATCCGGGAAATTTACAAGGAACTGATAAAAATCATCCCCACAGAGTATCTGAGATTTGACCAAGGACCCTTGATAGAGCCTGCAGCTGTGAACGTGGACTTATCCAACAGCTTGGCTTCCTCCACGCtgaccaaaaggaaaaatgagcaGGTAATCAATACAGAATTGAATAAGCTGCTGCCCACTGGACCGTTCAGCACCCAGAAAGTCACTACACCAGTGCAATCAAGTTTGCCCCTTGTGATTGCCCGTAAACAAAAAACCACTTGGTATCAGTGGTGGAAATCTGCCCTCAACGCCGATGACTACCTGAAATATGTATCCACCAAGGAGTCTGATTACCTGCATGTGATATTTCATTTGTACAATGAGGGGGAGGAGCCACTTTTCATAGATGAAGCCCAAAAGAAACAGTTGGAGGAAGCACTGAGAGAGGTAAAACGGAAAGTGGCAGAGGTCCGCTCAAAGAGAGAGAAGTACATGCCTGGGATGTGGAACACAAACACCATCATGCTTGGCGGGCTTGGGACTTTTGAGGACCAGGACCGTAAGCCTGAAGACctcagagtgctgcagaagcgACTGGAGAGACTCTGGGAAGTTCTTCATTTCCCTGATAGGGAGAGGCTTGATATGGCGATTAAGTACAGCTCCAACCAGTCTTATGTTCAGCTGCCAGCTATGCTCAAAGCCTGggagaaagcagcaaagagtATCCAGGAACGGGAGCTTTTGCTGGTAGAGCTGGAGAAGTTTGAGCAAACCGCCTCTGACCCAAACCGCTTCTTCGAAAGGAGCCTTGAGTCTTTCGCCACACGCACCTGGGAGTCGAGGACCAGAGGCCGCCTGTATGCAGCAATCGCCCAGTGCGACACGTACCTCTACATCATTCTGCCCCAGATCAAGGAGAGGTTCCATGACACTGTGACTTTCAAGGGCCGCCCATATTTGGAGAAGATGCGGTGGGACAAAGTGGAGATGCTCTACTGGCTGCAGCAGGAACGCCGTGCTGGTGCCCTGGCAAAAGAAACGGGGAGAGAGGCGAGGCTTTGGAAGCTACCTCCACTGGCTCAGGTAGGCAGCAGTGCGGgattctctcccccatcccagtaA